The Coregonus clupeaformis isolate EN_2021a chromosome 8, ASM2061545v1, whole genome shotgun sequence genome has a segment encoding these proteins:
- the LOC123491503 gene encoding E3 SUMO-protein ligase ZBED1-like isoform X1 yields MDLPKHKLIQDIITRWNSSFEMLVRFLEQQPAIMATLMSKDLRKGVTDVGTLSESDIANMDDIVQLMGPVKMATTVMCEEDQPTLSVIAPLQAKLLKHLQPCEDDSTLVAEIKRVMASDLSTRYRGTQDALNIASALDPRFKELPYLEKEDREQVYTKLVFEAEVSHQMQAMGNQEEDEGSSSTKLSGFNEETTGVFHVIPIKDCCCFVLMRNMTIF; encoded by the exons ATGGATTTACCAAAACATAAACTGATCCAAGACATAATCACCAGATGGAACAGTTCATTCGAAATGCTTGTACGTTTTTTGGAACAACAGCCAGCTATAATGGCAACTCTGATGTCTAAGGATCTACGAAAGGGGGTCACAGATGTAGGCACGCTGAGTGAGAGTGATATTGCCAACATGGATGACATTGTTCAGTTGATGGGTCCTGTCAAAATGGCAACCACTGTGATGTGTGAAGAAGACCAGCCAACTCTCTCTGTAATTGCTCCTCTTCAAGCAAAACTGCTGAAACACCTACAGCCATGCGAAGATGACTCAACCCTGGTTGCAGAGATTAAGAGGGTGATGGCCAGTGACCTCTCCACACGCTACAGAGGCACCCAAGATGCTCTCAACATAG CATCAGCGTTGGACCCGCGATTTAAAGAACTGCCCTAcctggaaaaagaggacagagaacaggtctACACAAAACTGGTTTTTGAGGCAGAAGTGTCCCACCAG ATGCAAGCAATGGGAAATCAGGAGGAAGACGAGGGAAGCTCAAGCACAAAGCTGTCAGGATTCAATGAAGAGACCACAGGTGTGTTTCATGTGATACCAATAaaagattgttgttgttttgtattaatgagaaacatgactatattttga
- the LOC123491503 gene encoding E3 SUMO-protein ligase ZBED1-like isoform X2 gives MDLPKHKLIQDIITRWNSSFEMLVRFLEQQPAIMATLMSKDLRKGVTDVGTLSESDIANMDDIVQLMGPVKMATTVMCEEDQPTLSVIAPLQAKLLKHLQPCEDDSTLVAEIKRVMASDLSTRYRGTQDALNIASALDPRFKELPYLEKEDREQVYTKLVFEAEVSHQMQAMGNQEEDEGSSSTKLSGFNEETTAPN, from the exons ATGGATTTACCAAAACATAAACTGATCCAAGACATAATCACCAGATGGAACAGTTCATTCGAAATGCTTGTACGTTTTTTGGAACAACAGCCAGCTATAATGGCAACTCTGATGTCTAAGGATCTACGAAAGGGGGTCACAGATGTAGGCACGCTGAGTGAGAGTGATATTGCCAACATGGATGACATTGTTCAGTTGATGGGTCCTGTCAAAATGGCAACCACTGTGATGTGTGAAGAAGACCAGCCAACTCTCTCTGTAATTGCTCCTCTTCAAGCAAAACTGCTGAAACACCTACAGCCATGCGAAGATGACTCAACCCTGGTTGCAGAGATTAAGAGGGTGATGGCCAGTGACCTCTCCACACGCTACAGAGGCACCCAAGATGCTCTCAACATAG CATCAGCGTTGGACCCGCGATTTAAAGAACTGCCCTAcctggaaaaagaggacagagaacaggtctACACAAAACTGGTTTTTGAGGCAGAAGTGTCCCACCAG ATGCAAGCAATGGGAAATCAGGAGGAAGACGAGGGAAGCTCAAGCACAAAGCTGTCAGGATTCAATGAAGAGACCACAG CTCCAAATTAG